Within the Nocardioides humi genome, the region CGGCGGTACGACGCGCCGCCGCCCAGCTGGTCAGCAGCGTCGTCTTCCCGATCCCGGCCTCGCCGGCGACCAGGGCCACCCGGGGCGTGCCCTCGGCCCCGGCCCGGCCGACCAGCGAGTCCAGGTGCGCGACCTGGCTGTCGCGCCCGACCAGCGCCGGCACCCGCGGCGCGGGCCGGACCACGGGCAGGTCGCCGCGCAGGATCGCGGTGTGCAGCTCGGCCGTCTCGGCGGCGGGGTCGGTGCCGAGCTCGTCGGCGAGCGTGGCCCGCAGGTCGGCGTACACGGTGAGGGCCTGGGCCGGGCGGCCCGCCGCGGCGTGGGCCCGCATCGCCGTCCGCGCGGCCGCCTCGTCGAGCGGGTCGGCGACCAGGTCCGCGCTCGCGAGCTCCAGCGCGTCGCGCCACTCGCCGGCCGCGAGCAGGCCGGCCGCCGCCACCCGCCGGGCGCGCTGCACCAAGCGGGTCGCGGCCGCGTGCTCCGCGCTCGCCCACGCCGCCTCGGCCCGCACCGCCGGCACCGGGCCGCGCAGCAGCGCGAGCGCCGCCCGGGCCGCCGCGGCCGCGCCGCCCGTCTCCCCGTCGCCGTGGCGGCGCTCGGCCTCGTGGACCACCGCGTCCAGCTCGGTCAGGTCCGTCCAGTCGGCGCGCAGCCGGTAGCCGCCGTCGGTGCGCTCCACGCGGTCGCGGCCGAGCAGGCGTCGTACCCGGCTCGCGAGGACGGCCACCTGGTCGCCCGGCCGGCTCGGCGGGGAGTCCCCCCACAGCGCATCCACGGCCGCGTCGACCGGCACCGGCCGGCCGCCGGCCAGCGCGAGGAGCAGGAGCAGGCCGCGGGCCTTCCTGTCCAGCGCTGCGATGTCGAAGCCGTCGACCGTGAGTTCCCCGAGCACACGCACGGCGAGTGCGCTCACCCGCACGATGCTACGCCGGGGAGCGACTCACGGCCGGGCGTACTCCGACGCGCCCCACCAGTCGACGACCACGACCGGCTCGTCGCCGATCACCCACGCGTCGTGCCCCTCGGGCAGCGAGGTCACGTCGCCGGGCCGGGCGACCAGCTCGGTGCCGTCGGCCATCAGGATCCCGAGCTCGCCGCTGACGTGGTACTGGAAGTGCGGCGCCTCGCACAGGTGGGTGCCGGCGATCGGCTTCACGTGCTCGGACCAGCGCCAGCCGGGCTGGAGGGTGAGCCGGCCGATCGGGGTGCCGGCGACGGTGAC harbors:
- a CDS encoding cupin domain-containing protein codes for the protein MTLTQSTEQKTFSAPDETRSFERGVAEIVTVAGTPIGRLTLQPGWRWSEHVKPIAGTHLCEAPHFQYHVSGELGILMADGTELVARPGDVTSLPEGHDAWVIGDEPVVVVDWWGASEYARP